From Variovorax sp. J2L1-78, the proteins below share one genomic window:
- a CDS encoding LptF/LptG family permease has translation MNRAMASYLRRRVGTQILVLLLVITALMQVLELLDVTTDVLKRDQGFIGIVYYGLLRLPAELVMALPPAVLLGTLMALATMARNLEIATMRTAGLSMMRLLGYLLPLAAVLAVAQFVLSDRVLPPAENGLKEWWSASAPADDTPTKRWAHTSGGTVSMESTSPDGRRLIDVRLYVRDDRGLIQSRLTATEAQWDGKVWRLKGVNEFVYGDQRVERIQVAERAWDTNLRPEDVLRLDVARPNLSTAMLAEVIAGTRTGTQPHRYYQSVLYRSYAAPLAIFVMLLLALPTAVSLPRGTGGASRMAMALILGLGFLLCDGIVAALGLAARWPPLVIALAAPALFAAIGFLQLRASERL, from the coding sequence GTGAACCGCGCGATGGCTTCGTACCTGCGGCGCCGCGTCGGCACGCAGATCCTCGTGCTGCTCCTGGTCATCACCGCGCTGATGCAGGTGCTCGAGCTGCTGGACGTCACCACCGACGTGCTCAAGCGCGACCAGGGCTTCATCGGCATCGTTTACTACGGCCTGCTGCGCCTGCCGGCCGAGCTGGTGATGGCCTTGCCGCCCGCGGTGCTGCTCGGCACGCTGATGGCGCTGGCCACGATGGCGCGCAACCTCGAGATCGCCACGATGCGCACGGCGGGCCTGAGCATGATGCGGCTGCTCGGCTACCTGCTGCCGCTGGCCGCCGTGCTGGCCGTCGCCCAGTTCGTGCTCTCCGACCGCGTGCTGCCGCCGGCCGAGAACGGCCTGAAGGAATGGTGGAGCGCCAGCGCGCCCGCCGATGACACGCCGACCAAGCGCTGGGCGCACACCTCCGGTGGCACCGTCTCCATGGAAAGCACCAGCCCCGATGGCCGGCGGCTGATCGATGTGCGGCTGTATGTCCGCGACGACCGCGGCCTGATCCAGAGCCGCCTCACCGCCACCGAAGCGCAATGGGACGGCAAGGTCTGGCGGCTCAAGGGCGTCAACGAATTCGTCTATGGGGACCAGCGCGTCGAACGCATCCAGGTGGCCGAGCGCGCCTGGGACACCAACCTGCGACCCGAAGACGTGCTGCGGCTCGACGTCGCGCGGCCGAACCTCTCGACCGCCATGCTGGCCGAGGTGATCGCCGGCACCCGCACCGGGACCCAGCCCCATCGCTACTACCAGAGCGTGCTGTACCGTTCGTACGCCGCGCCGCTCGCCATCTTCGTCATGCTGCTGCTGGCGCTGCCGACGGCGGTGTCGCTGCCGCGCGGAACGGGCGGTGCATCGAGAATGGCGATGGCGCTGATCCTCGGCCTGGGCTTTCTTCTCTGCGACGGCATCGTCGCAGCCCTGGGGCTCGCCGCCCGTTGGCCACCCCTGGTCATCGCGCTCGCCGCGCCGGCGCTGTTCGCGGCGATCGGCTTCCTGCAACTGAGAGCCTCCGAGCGCCTATGA
- a CDS encoding dATP pyrophosphohydrolase: protein MTTLEIVPVRTPAELDRFIQLPSRIHARDPHFVPPLMMERREALSPRKNPYFAHAETQFWLARKDGRDVGRISAQIDKLVKDPTEGHFGMICAEDDAQVFAALFKAAEAWLAARGKTKVLGPFNLSINEETGLLVDGFDTPPMMLMGHDARYVGARVEAEGYAKAKDMIAYLYDIEHEMPAAARRMIGPRKPSALTVRNLDTKRYLEEFDTVTAIFNDAWSQNWGFIPFTEAEIAHMAKSLKMFIDPTCVAIVELNGKAVGFGIALPNLNEMIADFGGKLLPFNWAKLMLRLKRGTKTARVPLMGISRSISGELAGAIAPFLAIDTMRQGLRAKGVKQVELSWILEDNRPMRHIIESLGAAPYKTYRVYEKTLGIGGAA from the coding sequence ATGACCACGCTCGAAATCGTTCCGGTGCGCACACCGGCGGAACTGGACCGCTTCATCCAGCTGCCTTCCCGCATCCATGCACGCGACCCGCACTTCGTGCCGCCGCTGATGATGGAGCGGCGCGAGGCCCTGTCGCCACGCAAGAACCCGTATTTCGCGCACGCCGAAACGCAGTTCTGGTTGGCCCGCAAGGACGGGCGCGATGTCGGGCGCATCAGTGCGCAGATCGACAAGCTGGTGAAGGACCCGACGGAAGGCCACTTCGGGATGATCTGCGCGGAAGACGACGCCCAGGTCTTCGCGGCGCTGTTCAAGGCCGCCGAAGCGTGGCTCGCCGCGCGCGGCAAGACGAAGGTGCTCGGCCCCTTCAACCTGTCGATCAACGAGGAGACCGGCCTGCTCGTGGACGGCTTCGACACGCCGCCGATGATGCTGATGGGCCACGACGCCCGCTACGTCGGCGCACGGGTCGAGGCCGAGGGCTACGCGAAGGCGAAGGACATGATCGCCTACCTCTACGACATCGAGCACGAGATGCCCGCCGCCGCGCGCCGCATGATCGGTCCGCGCAAGCCGTCTGCGCTCACCGTGCGCAACCTCGACACCAAGCGCTACCTGGAAGAGTTCGACACGGTCACCGCGATCTTCAACGACGCCTGGTCGCAGAACTGGGGCTTCATCCCGTTCACCGAAGCGGAGATCGCGCACATGGCCAAGAGCCTGAAGATGTTCATCGACCCGACCTGCGTGGCCATCGTCGAGCTCAACGGCAAGGCCGTGGGCTTCGGCATCGCCCTGCCCAACCTCAACGAGATGATCGCGGACTTCGGCGGCAAGCTGCTGCCCTTCAACTGGGCCAAGCTGATGCTGCGCCTCAAGCGCGGCACGAAGACGGCGCGCGTGCCGCTGATGGGCATCAGCCGCAGCATCAGCGGCGAGCTGGCCGGCGCCATCGCGCCCTTCCTGGCCATCGACACGATGCGCCAGGGCCTGCGCGCCAAGGGCGTGAAGCAGGTCGAGTTGTCGTGGATCCTGGAGGACAACCGGCCGATGCGGCACATCATCGAATCGCTCGGTGCCGCGCCTTACAAGACCTACCGCGTCTACGAAAAGACCCTTGGCATCGGCGGCGCCGCCTGA
- a CDS encoding LptF/LptG family permease, translating to MRFLSFDRLDRYAVRLFAVPLLTALATMLLATMLQRLLRLFDIAASTGASIASVLLLAADLVPHYLGLALPVAFTAAIFMAAARMGDDSELDAMLATGRSIARIAAPYFILALFLCVFNLYLFGRLQPLARYDYHVKMDAVLQTNWDAKIEENRFIDIAHGFSFSADRVEDNGRRFTGVFMERRQNGIEEITTAVRGQLESDPDTRKMRLKLEDGLRVRQAPDGAIATTRFVDGYVEDFSKARAPYRDRGETATERTLPELWLAMCKTCEPDSAAEFHSRLARALLPLLLPLLALPLGMASKRGRRTPGVVFASLALLLLNHTLQFGKSLAESGRLPAALAVWTPFLLFALLSLWVFRGSLAWPGDNPVSRTVGVLERLIERLKPRRLSNLAKAAP from the coding sequence TTGCGCTTTCTCTCGTTCGATCGGCTCGACCGCTACGCGGTGCGCCTGTTCGCCGTGCCGCTGCTCACGGCGCTCGCGACCATGCTGCTGGCGACCATGCTCCAGCGCCTGCTGCGTCTGTTCGACATCGCGGCGTCCACGGGGGCATCGATCGCGAGCGTGCTGCTCCTCGCGGCCGACCTGGTGCCGCACTACCTGGGACTCGCGCTGCCGGTGGCGTTCACGGCCGCCATCTTCATGGCCGCGGCGCGCATGGGCGACGACAGCGAGCTCGACGCGATGCTCGCCACCGGCCGCTCGATCGCGCGCATCGCGGCGCCCTACTTCATCCTCGCGCTCTTCCTGTGCGTGTTCAATCTCTACCTCTTCGGCCGGCTGCAGCCGCTGGCGCGCTACGACTACCACGTGAAGATGGACGCGGTGCTGCAGACCAACTGGGACGCGAAGATCGAGGAGAACCGCTTCATCGACATCGCCCACGGCTTCAGCTTCAGCGCCGACCGGGTCGAAGACAACGGCCGCCGCTTCACCGGGGTGTTCATGGAACGGCGTCAAAACGGGATCGAGGAAATCACGACCGCCGTGCGCGGCCAGCTCGAAAGCGACCCCGACACGCGCAAGATGCGCCTCAAGCTGGAGGATGGCCTGCGGGTACGGCAGGCGCCCGACGGCGCGATCGCCACCACCCGCTTCGTCGACGGCTACGTGGAAGATTTCTCGAAGGCGCGTGCGCCCTACCGTGATCGCGGCGAGACGGCCACCGAACGCACGCTGCCCGAACTCTGGCTGGCCATGTGCAAGACCTGTGAGCCCGACTCGGCGGCCGAATTCCACAGCCGGCTGGCACGCGCGCTGCTGCCGCTGCTGCTGCCGCTGCTGGCGCTGCCGCTGGGCATGGCGTCCAAGCGCGGTCGCCGCACACCGGGCGTGGTCTTCGCGTCGCTGGCCTTGCTGCTGCTCAACCACACGCTCCAGTTCGGCAAGAGCCTCGCCGAGAGCGGCCGCCTGCCCGCTGCGCTTGCGGTGTGGACACCCTTCCTGCTCTTCGCGCTGCTGAGCCTGTGGGTCTTCCGCGGCAGCCTGGCCTGGCCCGGCGACAACCCGGTGTCGCGCACCGTGGGCGTGCTGGAGCGCCTGATCGAACGCCTCAAGCCGCGGCGCCTGAGCAACCTGGCGAAGGCCGCGCCGTGA
- a CDS encoding metallophosphoesterase family protein, giving the protein MSDLHLPFEPVLSTRQRLSKRQLSAWSWQRRRALHRTDILDALAQDLRAHAVDHILVTGDITNFSLPGEFEQAARWLTALAPPERISIVPGNHDALVPVPHAQGLGLWQGWTRADDGWPVVHHRDGVALIGLNSALPTAPLLARGRLGDAQLARLEQLLIAEGQAGRTRIVLLHHPPAAGAIGWRKALADAPALRAVLRRAGAELVLHGHARDARMDVVAGPSLPIPCLCVPSSSAVPNPKDQGALWHRLRLTDGASGPQVMVEVRRWSTEAEAFIADGGYALALPRARSRDSGENVGR; this is encoded by the coding sequence GTGTCGGACCTGCACCTCCCCTTCGAGCCGGTGCTCTCGACGCGGCAGCGCCTGTCGAAGCGCCAGCTCAGCGCCTGGTCCTGGCAGCGGCGGCGCGCGCTGCACCGCACCGACATCCTCGACGCGCTCGCGCAGGACCTGCGCGCCCATGCGGTCGATCACATCCTGGTCACCGGCGACATCACCAACTTCTCGCTGCCCGGCGAGTTCGAGCAGGCGGCGCGCTGGCTCACCGCGCTCGCGCCGCCGGAGCGCATCAGCATCGTGCCGGGCAACCACGACGCCCTGGTGCCCGTGCCGCACGCGCAGGGCCTCGGGCTCTGGCAGGGCTGGACCCGCGCGGACGACGGCTGGCCCGTCGTGCATCACCGCGACGGCGTGGCGCTGATCGGGCTGAATTCGGCGCTGCCGACCGCGCCGCTGCTGGCCCGCGGCCGGCTCGGCGACGCGCAACTCGCGCGCCTCGAACAGCTGCTGATCGCTGAAGGCCAGGCGGGACGGACCCGCATCGTCCTGCTGCATCACCCGCCGGCCGCAGGCGCCATCGGCTGGCGCAAGGCCCTGGCCGACGCCCCGGCGCTGCGCGCGGTGCTGCGGCGTGCCGGCGCCGAGCTGGTGCTGCATGGCCACGCCCGCGACGCCCGCATGGACGTGGTGGCCGGGCCGTCGCTGCCGATCCCGTGCCTCTGCGTGCCCTCGTCGTCGGCCGTGCCGAACCCGAAGGACCAGGGCGCGCTCTGGCACCGGCTGCGGCTGACGGACGGCGCCAGTGGCCCCCAGGTCATGGTCGAGGTGCGCCGCTGGTCGACCGAGGCGGAGGCCTTCATCGCCGACGGCGGCTATGCGCTGGCCCTGCCGCGTGCCCGCTCGCGCGACTCAGGCGAGAATGTCGGCCGCTGA
- a CDS encoding phosphocholine cytidylyltransferase family protein gives MSRPERALILGAGQGSRLLPLTEQLPKCLLDLGSGRSMLEWQLRGLMEAGIGEAVVVTGFRSDLVEQALQRITPAGMTVRTLFNPFYKLADNLASCWMARAELQAPCLILNGDTLFEPEIARRLLAAPSAPITVTIDRKPGYDADDMKVEVEGDRLRAIGKTLSAERVNGESIGFLRFEAEGAALFVAELERTMRTAEGPGLWYLSAIHRLAGAGADIRVASIEGLQWGELDFPADLTYVRTLAAGWLGASATPQTAKLSATA, from the coding sequence GTGTCCAGACCTGAGCGTGCCCTCATCCTCGGCGCCGGCCAAGGCAGTCGCCTGCTGCCGCTGACCGAACAACTTCCGAAGTGCCTGCTCGACCTGGGCAGCGGCCGCAGCATGCTCGAATGGCAGCTGCGCGGCCTGATGGAGGCGGGCATCGGCGAAGCGGTCGTCGTGACCGGCTTCCGCTCCGACCTCGTCGAGCAGGCGCTGCAACGCATCACACCGGCCGGCATGACGGTGCGCACCCTGTTCAACCCCTTCTACAAGCTGGCCGACAACCTCGCGAGTTGCTGGATGGCCCGCGCCGAGCTGCAGGCGCCTTGTCTCATCCTCAACGGCGACACCCTGTTCGAGCCGGAGATCGCGCGCCGCCTGCTCGCGGCGCCATCGGCACCGATCACGGTCACCATCGACCGCAAACCGGGCTACGACGCCGACGACATGAAGGTGGAGGTCGAGGGCGACCGCCTGCGCGCCATCGGCAAGACCTTGTCGGCCGAGCGGGTCAACGGCGAATCGATCGGCTTCCTGCGCTTCGAGGCCGAGGGTGCCGCGCTGTTCGTCGCCGAGCTCGAACGCACGATGCGTACCGCCGAGGGCCCGGGTCTGTGGTACCTCTCGGCGATCCATCGCCTGGCCGGTGCCGGTGCGGACATCCGCGTGGCCTCAATCGAAGGCCTGCAGTGGGGCGAACTCGATTTCCCGGCCGATCTGACGTACGTCCGGACCTTGGCCGCCGGCTGGCTCGGTGCCAGCGCGACGCCGCAGACCGCGAAGCTTTCAGCGACCGCTTGA
- a CDS encoding 4'-phosphopantetheinyl transferase family protein, translated as MPLSVLIADDSVLPMALEAAWMDELPLARRTQIARWPNVRSRHRSLIASRLLREGLRQFGHLGAVLSSLHYTAHGRPALDLAVDFSISHCEGRVVCAVSTDGPIGVDVEAIGALTADDFPRYLNDGERAWAGRDPRRFLSVWTRKEAVAKAAGADSLARLRDIDTRPAGEGAAFAGQVWQTPALEMGSAHVAHLALRDRHAPWRATQVSSAWLERDLCIDRP; from the coding sequence ATGCCCCTCTCCGTCCTGATCGCCGATGACTCCGTGCTTCCGATGGCACTCGAGGCTGCCTGGATGGACGAATTGCCCCTTGCCCGCCGGACCCAGATCGCGCGCTGGCCCAACGTCCGCTCGCGGCACCGGTCGCTGATTGCCAGCCGGCTGCTGCGCGAAGGGCTTCGGCAATTCGGTCACCTCGGCGCCGTGCTGTCGTCCCTGCACTACACCGCGCACGGTCGACCGGCGCTCGATCTGGCGGTCGATTTCAGCATCTCCCATTGCGAAGGCCGCGTTGTCTGCGCCGTGTCGACAGACGGTCCGATCGGCGTCGATGTCGAGGCGATCGGCGCGCTGACGGCCGACGACTTTCCGCGCTACCTCAACGACGGCGAGCGTGCCTGGGCCGGCCGCGATCCGCGGCGCTTCTTGTCGGTCTGGACGCGCAAGGAAGCGGTGGCGAAGGCCGCCGGGGCCGACAGCCTGGCCAGGCTGCGCGACATCGATACCCGGCCGGCGGGTGAGGGCGCTGCGTTTGCCGGCCAAGTCTGGCAGACTCCAGCGCTCGAAATGGGAAGCGCCCATGTGGCGCATCTCGCGCTTCGAGACCGGCACGCGCCTTGGCGCGCGACACAGGTGTCCAGCGCCTGGCTCGAACGCGACCTTTGCATCGATCGGCCCTGA
- a CDS encoding CDP-alcohol phosphatidyltransferase family protein yields MNLWIDTTAATRAEPLYGIPPVERLRRSVKHLDAGAQVVLSGVDAGRTAWPAARPEVDTAPLGARLRQALAGGALVAIDGGNAVDPRLIDVLLRGTSPCVAARGEGAERAVVLRLEPALTGAIPAEAQTLREVADALLATGRIAPYDEQDFPAYVNKLRRSLPYWIYAVNDKATRRRLERQMFWDNYKGSTDLLTRWVYPPLVWPLVRLCTRWGIHPNTVTVLSIILTVAAVPLFARGDFLLGFLCAYGMSVLDSVDGKIARVTLTDSAIGNVLDHGLDIVHPPFWYFAWAWGLGGRSMDDPLYAAAVWLIVFYLGDRIVLGIAKARLGFALHAATRLDGRVRSFIARRNITMTIMALALLIGAGPAGLYLVTAWQGLTFAWHGVRTVWLGFLARNKARPAV; encoded by the coding sequence ATGAATCTTTGGATCGACACCACCGCCGCCACCCGCGCCGAACCGCTCTACGGCATCCCGCCGGTCGAGCGCCTGCGGCGCAGCGTGAAGCACCTCGATGCCGGGGCGCAGGTCGTCCTGTCCGGCGTCGACGCCGGGCGCACCGCCTGGCCCGCCGCACGACCCGAGGTCGACACCGCCCCGCTGGGCGCGCGCCTGCGCCAGGCGCTGGCCGGCGGCGCGCTGGTGGCGATCGACGGCGGCAACGCGGTCGACCCGCGGCTGATCGACGTGCTGCTGCGCGGCACGTCCCCGTGCGTCGCCGCCCGCGGCGAGGGCGCCGAACGCGCCGTCGTGCTGCGCCTGGAGCCCGCGCTGACCGGCGCCATCCCGGCCGAGGCGCAGACGCTGCGCGAGGTGGCCGACGCCCTGCTGGCCACTGGCCGCATCGCGCCGTACGACGAGCAGGACTTCCCCGCCTACGTCAACAAGCTGCGACGCTCGCTGCCCTACTGGATCTACGCGGTGAACGACAAGGCCACCCGCCGCCGGCTCGAGCGCCAGATGTTCTGGGACAACTACAAGGGCTCGACCGACCTGCTCACGCGTTGGGTCTACCCGCCGCTGGTATGGCCGCTGGTGCGCCTGTGCACCCGCTGGGGCATCCACCCCAACACGGTGACGGTGCTGTCGATCATCCTGACGGTCGCGGCCGTGCCGCTGTTCGCGCGGGGCGACTTCCTGCTGGGCTTCCTGTGCGCCTACGGCATGAGCGTGCTCGACAGCGTCGACGGCAAGATCGCGCGCGTGACGCTCACCGATTCGGCCATCGGCAACGTGCTCGACCACGGCCTGGACATCGTGCACCCGCCCTTCTGGTATTTCGCCTGGGCCTGGGGCCTGGGCGGGCGGTCGATGGACGACCCGCTCTACGCGGCCGCCGTCTGGCTGATCGTTTTCTACCTGGGCGACCGCATCGTGCTCGGCATCGCCAAGGCGCGCCTGGGCTTCGCGCTGCATGCGGCGACCCGGCTGGACGGCCGGGTGCGCAGCTTCATCGCCCGCCGCAATATCACCATGACGATCATGGCGCTCGCGCTCCTGATCGGCGCCGGCCCGGCCGGCTTGTACCTCGTCACCGCCTGGCAAGGTCTGACGTTCGCCTGGCACGGCGTGCGCACGGTCTGGCTCGGCTTCCTCGCACGCAACAAGGCCCGCCCGGCTGTCTGA
- a CDS encoding nucleotidyltransferase family protein, translated as MTGLTALVLAGTRAGGDPLANYAGVSHKALIEIGGTTMIERVVAALMAAPAVGRIVIAIDRPELLNDLPGLQPDVCGKPWTTMSTQEGPSATVAAALAQEGTPLFVTTADHALLQAAWIDEFLAACPPEADVAAALAPRQAVEAAAPATRRTWLRFSDDDFSGCNLFLLARPKAAGVIVFWGEMERLRKEPLRMMQRLGWWFALRYRLGWLRSAAAAERLGALSGGARLALVSMRDGRAAIDVDKAADLDLVRRLVAAEGPGLNGPSTSSGR; from the coding sequence ATGACCGGACTCACCGCGCTGGTGCTGGCCGGCACGCGGGCCGGCGGCGACCCGCTGGCCAACTACGCCGGCGTGAGCCACAAGGCGCTGATCGAGATCGGCGGCACGACCATGATCGAGCGGGTCGTCGCCGCGCTCATGGCCGCCCCCGCGGTCGGGCGGATCGTGATCGCGATCGACCGGCCCGAATTGCTGAACGACCTGCCAGGCCTTCAGCCCGATGTCTGCGGCAAACCGTGGACCACGATGTCGACGCAGGAAGGGCCCAGCGCCACTGTCGCCGCGGCACTCGCACAGGAAGGCACGCCCCTCTTCGTCACCACGGCCGACCACGCGCTGCTGCAGGCCGCATGGATCGACGAGTTCCTGGCCGCCTGCCCGCCCGAGGCCGACGTGGCGGCCGCATTGGCACCGCGCCAGGCGGTCGAAGCGGCCGCGCCCGCCACGCGGCGCACCTGGCTGCGCTTCTCGGACGACGACTTCTCGGGCTGCAACCTGTTCCTGCTGGCACGGCCGAAGGCAGCCGGCGTGATCGTGTTCTGGGGCGAGATGGAACGTCTGCGCAAGGAGCCGCTGCGCATGATGCAGCGCCTGGGCTGGTGGTTCGCGCTGCGCTATCGGCTGGGCTGGCTCCGTTCCGCTGCAGCGGCCGAGCGACTGGGCGCGTTGTCCGGCGGTGCGCGGCTCGCGCTGGTGTCGATGCGCGACGGGCGCGCCGCGATCGACGTGGACAAGGCCGCGGACCTGGACCTGGTACGCCGGCTGGTGGCGGCCGAGGGCCCGGGCCTGAACGGCCCGTCCACCTCAAGCGGTCGCTGA
- a CDS encoding HIT family protein, protein MANATETKFGDPATRLAQTDCWTLLLRPKQPTLGALVLVCREPVQAFADVSAKAFAEMQGMVQRIEAALHELVGYERINYLMLMMVDPDVHFHVIPRYDGTRSFEGVTFPDAGWPGPPALDAAVALDAAMTVQLSVALREALQRTAP, encoded by the coding sequence ATGGCCAATGCCACTGAAACGAAATTCGGCGATCCCGCCACACGCCTTGCGCAGACGGACTGCTGGACGCTGCTGCTGCGCCCCAAGCAGCCCACGCTGGGCGCCCTGGTGCTGGTGTGCCGCGAGCCGGTCCAGGCCTTCGCCGATGTGAGCGCGAAGGCCTTCGCGGAAATGCAGGGCATGGTTCAACGCATCGAGGCCGCGCTGCACGAGCTGGTGGGCTACGAGCGCATCAACTACCTGATGCTGATGATGGTCGACCCCGACGTGCACTTCCACGTGATCCCGCGCTACGACGGCACGCGCAGCTTCGAAGGCGTGACTTTCCCCGACGCCGGCTGGCCCGGCCCGCCGGCGCTGGACGCGGCCGTCGCGCTCGACGCCGCGATGACCGTCCAACTGAGCGTCGCCCTGCGCGAGGCCCTGCAGCGCACCGCCCCCTGA
- a CDS encoding CDP-alcohol phosphatidyltransferase family protein, producing MSADKAPTQRVAGIVVGQSPLRVWGLTSEARLQRQFARAGMAATPADADRVVLLRADWVFDEALVRGLAGATDDVALRAGEGDGEVVALSVAAAQAAEAATRLAERQALAGARTVSPAQIADGYNDKLRKREPPYLLPLTAESMDAIEWRTFRGAYKGVTDLVTLYAWPRPARYVTRLCAEAGITPNQVTSLSLVLVLAAMWLFWTGHYGWGLAAAWGMTFLDTVDGKLARVTLNSSRFGDFFDHSIDLVHPPFWWWAWIVGLTAVGLPLTHAALALTAIVAGYVLQRLEEGLFIACFGIEMHVWERFDSRFRLITARRNPNLLLLTASLPFGRPDLGILAVAIWTVACLVVHAVRLLQAAVARRRGPLRSWLSAPM from the coding sequence ATGAGCGCAGACAAGGCGCCCACCCAGCGCGTTGCGGGGATCGTCGTCGGCCAATCGCCCTTGCGTGTCTGGGGCCTCACCTCGGAGGCGCGGTTGCAGCGCCAGTTCGCGCGGGCCGGCATGGCGGCGACGCCGGCCGATGCCGACCGTGTCGTGCTGCTGCGGGCCGATTGGGTCTTCGACGAAGCGCTGGTACGCGGCCTCGCCGGTGCGACGGACGACGTCGCATTGCGTGCGGGCGAGGGCGATGGCGAAGTGGTCGCGCTGTCCGTCGCGGCCGCGCAGGCCGCCGAAGCCGCCACGCGGCTGGCCGAGCGGCAAGCGCTGGCCGGCGCACGCACCGTCTCGCCGGCGCAGATCGCCGACGGCTACAACGACAAGCTGCGCAAGCGCGAACCCCCCTACCTGCTCCCGCTGACCGCGGAAAGCATGGACGCCATCGAGTGGCGCACCTTCCGCGGCGCCTACAAGGGCGTGACCGACCTGGTCACGCTCTACGCCTGGCCGCGTCCGGCGCGCTATGTCACGCGGCTGTGCGCCGAAGCCGGCATCACGCCCAACCAGGTGACCTCGCTCAGCCTGGTGCTGGTGCTGGCCGCGATGTGGCTGTTCTGGACCGGGCACTACGGCTGGGGACTGGCGGCCGCCTGGGGCATGACCTTCCTCGACACGGTGGACGGCAAGCTGGCGCGCGTCACGCTGAACTCGTCGCGCTTCGGCGACTTCTTCGACCATTCCATCGACCTGGTCCATCCGCCGTTCTGGTGGTGGGCCTGGATCGTCGGGCTGACGGCCGTCGGCCTGCCGCTGACGCATGCCGCGCTGGCGCTCACGGCCATCGTCGCGGGCTACGTGCTGCAGCGGCTCGAAGAGGGCCTGTTCATCGCCTGCTTCGGCATCGAGATGCACGTGTGGGAGCGCTTCGACAGCCGCTTCCGGCTCATCACCGCGCGGCGCAACCCGAACCTGCTGCTGCTGACGGCGTCGCTGCCTTTCGGCCGTCCCGACCTCGGCATCCTCGCCGTGGCGATCTGGACCGTGGCCTGCCTGGTCGTGCATGCCGTGCGGCTATTGCAGGCCGCCGTGGCGCGCCGCCGCGGCCCGCTGCGCTCCTGGCTCTCCGCGCCGATGTGA